CCGCCACTGATCACTTTGCGCAGAGCGCCAACCAGTTCTTCCGGCGCGCTTTCTTTCGTCAGATATCCGGCAGCGCCGAGCTTCAAGGCTCTGAGCGCAAACTGGTCTTCGGGATGCATGCTGAGAATCAAAATCGGCAACTTCGGATAAGCAAGCTTTGCTTCCTGTAAAACCGCCAAACCATTTTTATCCGGCATGGTGATGTCCAATACAACAACGTCACACCCGTTTTTTTCAATCATTTCCAGAACTTCCTGGCCGTTTTTGGCTTCCGCCACGACTTCGAAATCCTGTTCGTCGTTGATAATTTGCCGCAATCCGCGTCTCACAACGGCGTGATCATCTGCAATTAAAATCTTATACATTGACATTCTAAGAGGAAATGCTTGTACACTCATTTGGTCATCATTAAGTTCGCTGGACACATTCTTTCACATTGAAAACATGTTGCCCAACATTGTGTGCAGTTAAACCGACCGAGCAGCAGAAACCACTTTCCGAGCAATTCAAAGGGCTGATAAACAAAACCGTTCTTCACCACTTTGGGTTTGATCGCGAAGCTTTTACCCTGGAATCAGAAACTGCTTGTCCGGCTCAAGTAAACTCACTCACTATTTGCGTCGCTGACGAGGTGGCACTCTAAGGATACTAAATTTGAATAAATAGCAAAATGTCTAAGCCTTCGCTTTGCGCGACGGAAGAGAAAAATTTTCCGCACAAAAATCCTGTCTTTGTTAATCTAAATCTTGCGAAACCTTGAGTTATAGCAGAGCGTGCGAGAGCGTGAATCAATCAGACAATCATGCAGACAATCATGTTGCAGGCGGATGAAACCTGAAAAACCTGAACAATCAAAACTGACTTTGGCGATGATGATCGGCAGCGTAATGTCGTCCAACATTATCGGAGGAATTATTGTCGGCCACGTCTTGGACAAGTGGCTGGGAACAAGCCCGTGGCTGATTATCACCGGAATTGTCCTGGGAACGATTGGCGCGCTGGTCGGGCTGCAGCGAATCACGTCTCGTCTGAACGAAAAGTAATTTCCTGGGCAAAAAGTATGCGAAAACCTTTGTTTATCTGAGTGCCCGATTAGGTCAGATATGCACTGAATGCCAAAGAGATGAAAAAAAGTCAGGGAAGCCATGCCGTCTGAATCCGCTTTCTTGATCACCGGCAGAAGACTGCGCCGTGGTTGTTGCTCAGCGAAATTCCAGTTGGCTAAGGTCCGCGCATTTACCACATTGTTTCTACCCTGTAATGAAGAATGACGGCGGAAAAGTCGTTTGGTATTGCGATGTCCGTCACTGCTGATTACCAATCAGTCTATGCGGCACAGGTTCAGTGGAAAACCATTCCAACCGAAATCCTCACGTGATCGCGACAACCGCGCGGGTCGTAATCTTTCGATCCGGCGCAGATAGGGTTGTAATCCATCGAAGCGCGGAAGCTGAATCGCTCGGCAGCCTTGACGTCAAACCCGCCGCCGATTGCCGCCGCCAATCCCGCATCTGAAATCTTCAAAGTGCCGTTGGCTAAACCGGACAATTTGACCGTGCCTCTATCAAAGCCAGCGCCAATCAGCGCGTGGGCAAATGGCGCGAAGCGCGTGCGGTTGCTGGCCCTGACTTCAGGACCGACCAGCAAACTGTATGCCTGGTGTTTGAACGAAAAGTCGAGGCTGGCGTTCGTTATCGGAGGCTGGGCATTACTGATCGTAAAGATGCCGTGACCGTGGTTCGTTGCGAAATGAGCCGAGAAGTCTGCTTTGATTCCGAAATGTTTGTTGAAGTACCCGGCAGCAGAAGTTTCAACCCCACTATTTGAACCGAACCGGGTCAGCGTCTTGCCGTCGCCCTCGTTGGTATCGCCCAAAGCTGAGTAGCCGATGAACCAGTTGTATTTGGGGTAGTCGTTCGTTTTTGTCGTCTGTTGCGCCAGTACCGAGAGTGGACAGCAGATTATCAAAACCGTCAGGCAGAGAATTCGTTGCATAAAAGGTCTCCTTTTCCATTCTATGGACGATGAAGGGGTTCTATTCCGGCGACAACTCAAGCAATGTTTATTTTCTAAAAACTGTTCGGGCTGTTGCACTTACACACCATAGCGCCAAAGCAGGAGCCAGGTACTGACCAAAGGCTGTTTTTCTCCCGCATTTTGTGACGAATTTATGACCAACGATCTATCCCCTGTATTTCTGCCAGTCTTTGTGTTTGATGATATTCGTGTTGATCCTCACTTTGCCAGGATTTTGAAATCGGGCAGCGAGGTTCCGATTGAACCGAAGGCTTTCGACCTGCTGATCTTTTTGATCGAGAACCGAGGGCGGTTGCTGGAAAAAAACGAATTGTTGGACGCTGTCTGGAAAGACGTAAGCGTGACGGAAAACGCACTGACGCGGGAGATTGCCAGGCTGCGCAAGACGCTGGGCGATGATCCGAAGGCGGCCCGATACATTCAGACAGTACATACGCGCGGCTACCGGTTCATCGCCGATGTCGGCGTGCTCCATGGCGCGGCGCGGAATGGCGGAGCGGCCAACGGCCATCATTCGGTCATCGGAAAAGAGGAAGAAGGACTGGCCGCTGTCGCCGCAGTGGAAGCCGCCCGCCAATTGGCAACACAGCCTCAACCGGATTTCAGCCAGGCGAAACTGTTACGCTTGCCGTCCCGCAAAGCTCTTCTCCTGGTCGTTGTGCTCAGCCTGGTCTGCATTGCCGCATTTTTCGTTTGGCGGTTTTACGTCGCCAATACTGTTCAAATTGCGCCGGAAATTTTAGAGATCACGCCGATTACCACCACGCCTGGCATGGCGCTTAATCCGACATTTTCGCCCGACG
This region of Acidobacteriota bacterium genomic DNA includes:
- a CDS encoding AtpZ/AtpI family protein is translated as MKPEKPEQSKLTLAMMIGSVMSSNIIGGIIVGHVLDKWLGTSPWLIITGIVLGTIGALVGLQRITSRLNEK
- a CDS encoding response regulator transcription factor yields the protein MSMYKILIADDHAVVRRGLRQIINDEQDFEVVAEAKNGQEVLEMIEKNGCDVVVLDITMPDKNGLAVLQEAKLAYPKLPILILSMHPEDQFALRALKLGAAGYLTKESAPEELVGALRKVISGGKYISSTLAEQLVAEIGSDSPRPSPERLSEREFQVLRKIAQGKTIGQIAEEMTLSVKTVSTYRTRLLLKMKMKTNAELVRYAVQHGLVDFGE